A stretch of Fusarium fujikuroi IMI 58289 draft genome, chromosome FFUJ_chr10 DNA encodes these proteins:
- a CDS encoding related to integral membrane protein, which produces MASSDYASESRGAVAIAVMATLSSISLIVVSLRVYARAIMLRNFGVDDACAILACLLTIADASIIATNVRNGLGSHISTLSGEQISNFLRMFYFSTVVYNLALAVIKTIFLLQYYRAIPVRQYKKTYIASVVLVTCWSLSQIFLNVFMCMPIASFWDVTIKGSCILNKSSFYVGAAGNILTDILIMVLPIPVLRSLKLGRRQKWILMSVFCLGIFTCLISLVRIKFLNIGTDITWHNVESASWSVSELCCGIICACVPTLRPLLSGHDRGSSHNQSEYARHENSRTTGTARQTGTSRSHEMNDLPRTLHSSESKDQLRPLESTIVVCTDVDQKRSRPQLGHGPGTHRVVIQGKDEQRHSLSSDSEDPFSMHQVV; this is translated from the exons atggcttcttcagaTTATGCATCCGAGTCTAGAGGTGCGGTCGCTATAGCTGTTATGGCGACCCTGTCGTCGATCTCTCTTATCGTGGTATCCCTGCGAGTTTACGCCCGGGCTATCATGCTGAGAAACTTTGGCGTCGATGACGCATGTGCGATCCTTGCTTGC TTGTTGACGATCGCTGACGCTTCTATCATTGCAACAA ACGTTAGGAATGGCCTTGGCTCTCATATATCTACACTTTCCGGCGAACAGATTAGTAATTTCTTAAGG ATGTTTTACTTCTCAACCGTCGTCTACAACCTCGCCCTAGCAGTCATCAAGACAATCTTTCTCCTCCAGTACTACCGAGCTATACCTGTACGCCAGTATAAGAAGACATACATCGCCTCTGTAGTCCTCGTCACCTGCTGGAGTCTTTCTCAAATCTTTCTCAACGTTTTTATGTGCATGCCTATCGCATCTTTCTGGGATGTCACGATCAAAGGCAGTTGTATTCTCAACAAATCTTCATTCTATGTCGGCGCTGCGGGCAATATTTTGACCGATATCTTGATTATGGTCCTCCCGATTCCCGTTCTTCGCAGTCTGAAGCTCGGTCGGCGACAAAAGTGGATTCTTATGTCCGTCTTTTGCCTCGGCATATT CACATGTCTTATCTCTCTCGTTCGTATCAAGTTTCTCAACATTGGCACGGATATCACATGGCATAATGTCGAATCAGCGTCTTGGTCAGTCAGCGAGTTGTGCTGTGGTATCATCTGCGCTTGTGTTCCAACTCTCCGGCCTCTGTTATCAGGCCATGACCGCGGTTCTAGTCATAACCAGTCCGAATATGCGAGACATGAGAACTCGAGGACCACTGGCACTGCTCGCCAAACGGGTACCTCTCGGAGCCATGAAATGAATGATCTACCCAGGACGCTTCATTCGTCTGAGAGCAAGGATCAGTTACGTCCCTTGGAGTCAACAATCGTAGTGTGTACCGATGTCGACCAAAAGAGAAGCCGGCCGCAGCTAGGACATGGTCCAGGAACACACCGCGTGGTGATACAAGGAAAAGACGAACAAAGACATAGTTTGTCCAGCGACTCTGAGGATCCCTTTTCCATGCACCAGGTAGTTTAA
- a CDS encoding related to heterokaryon incompatibility protein: MSLYRPLTSDEKHSEIRVCILLPKSYGTMVSCELETLNLLEDKIDYEALSYAWGSSEDKATIRINRTPIQVTQNLKEALTYLRHESKPRSLWIDAICINQSDVDERNSQVRLMGSIYSSASCVISWLGLKDDPIDYVQQIKKARSLIELVRSCSTEELFSLLLDSPSKEYLEEVFEDGLYSLQLVIGERKYRPPYWRRAWIIQEVSLARVWKLQSGALCISEGDIEAVMEIFQDPRIKSVMKKKYQARRLRAMIGLNSFLSVSVYRSILCSPETSPLELAISSPNWATLALRTPRSRDSSPLLSLLRHSWSRLCTDPRDKVFSILAASDKKDSRSERLKIDYTRSTSRVYTDAVKEIIETSSSLEVLSYVSAADRTGSWDLPSWVPNWGMYKTPIIADRPISYDQQRAMGASVARVSFQQSCGKEILLASGICFGTVVALRDPLINADAERMGDEAQTANFEYLSLYHQLPPVFKELSVLALPNRLSCESFRRTCSLGLLSHKVDDSFPELLNRLPLESSDNEQTPSSTNEISMKGFGYRYRTMASALVDRSIFVVKPANLGKVQFNYEIGIGEAKVIQESDLVCLLEG; encoded by the coding sequence ATGAGCCTTTACCGTCCTCTTACTTCCGATGAAAAGCATTCTGAAATCAGAGTGTGCATACTGCTGCCAAAAAGCTATGGCACTATGGTCAGCTGCGAGCTGGAAACTCTCAACCTTTtggaagacaagatcgactACGAAGCCCTTTCTTACGCCTGGGGTAGCTCTGAGGACAAAGCGACGATAAGAATTAACCGCACCCCGATACAAGTTACCCAAAACCTGAAAGAGGCCCTGACCTATCTGAGACACGAGTCAAAGCCGCGTTCTCTTTGGATCGACGCCATTTGCATAAATCAATCTGATGTAGACGAGCGAAATTCGCAAGTTCGTTTGATGGGCAGCATTTATTCCTCTGCCTCATGTGTCATCTCATGGCTCGGGCTAAAGGACGATCCCATCGACTACGTTCAACAAATAAAAAAGGCAAGGTCATTAATCGAATTGGTCAGATCATGCTCGACAGAGGAACTCTTTTCACTCCTATTGGACAGCCCAAGCAAAGAATACCTCGAAGAAGTGTTTGAAGATGGTCTAtattctcttcaacttgtcATCGGCGAGCGAAAGTACCGTCCGCCTTATTGGCGAAGAGCCTGGATTATCCAGGAAGTCAGCTTGGCCCGAGTTTGGAAATTACAATCGGGTGCGCTTTGCATTTCAGAAGGGGATATTGAAGCTGTCATGGAAATATTTCAAGACCCTAGGATCAAGAGtgtcatgaagaagaaatatCAAGCACGGAGACTTCGAGCTATGATAGGCCTGAATTCCTTCTTGTCTGTATCAGTGTATCGCAGCATTCTCTGTTCCCCCGAGACGTCGCCTTTAGAGTTGGCGATAAGTTCTCCCAACTGGGCAACGTTAGCTTTGCGAACTCCTAGGTCTCGAGACTCTTCGCCTCTACTTAGCCTCTTGAGACATAGCTGGTCGAGACTATGCACAGATCCGAGGGACAAAGTGTTTTCCATCTTAGCGGCCTCCGACAAGAAAGACAGCCGTTCCGAACGACTCAAAATCGACTACACGAGATCGACCTCTAGAGTCTACACAGACGCAGTCAAAGAAATTATCGAGACTAGTTCTTCTCTCGAAGTCCTTTCCTATGTCAGTGCGGCAGACAGAACTGGCTCGTGGGATCTACCATCATGGGTTCCGAATTGGGGGATGTACAAAACACCCATCATAGCGGATCGACCAATCTCTTATGACCAGCAACGAGCCATGGGTGCCTCAGTAGCTCGAGTCAGCTTTCAACAAAGTTGCGGAAAAGAGATACTACTTGCTTCGGGGATTTGTTTCGGTACAGTAGTAGCATTGAGAGACCCGTTGATCAATGCCGACGCCGAGCGGATGGGAGACGAAGCCCAAACTGCGAACTTCGAATACCTAAGCTTATACCACCAACTTCCCCCAGTTTTCAAGGAACTGTCAGTATTAGCACTGCCGAATCGGCTTTCGTGTGAATCGTTTCGTCGGACATGctctcttggtcttcttAGTCACAAAGTCGATGATTCATTTCCAGAACTTCTCAATAGACTGCCACTGGAATCTTCAGACAATGAACAAACCCCAAGTTCAACTAATGAGATCTCCATGAAGGGGTTCGGTTACAGATATAGAACTATGGCATCAGCATTGGTGGATCGCTCAATATTCGTGGTCAAGCCAGCCAACTTGGGCAAAGTACAGTTTAACTATGAGATCGGAATAGGCGAGGCCAAAGTGATCCAAGAATCTGATCTTGTGTGCCTCCTTGAAGGCTAG
- a CDS encoding related to multidrug transporter, whose protein sequence is MQRRTSRSQEPGYEIAAAPKPTETTLQNKGSTPILHNAAASPEADPEENNDDKKYLTGWKLHSLSAALWISLFLSTLETTIVSTSLVSITNALNGFILRDWIATSYLLTYTGFLTIYAKLSDVFGKKTMLLLALLIFTLFSGLCGAANNVVDLIILRAFQGIGASGIYAMILAIAPSLVPISKYAKYMGVMSTVFITASVLGPILGGVISQHSTWRWVFLLNLPGGAIAFFMVCLFLPAFEESSNPSLLKVLRAKVRRSNWVRIDVLGIILLLAASVLLVFALEEGGTRYSWSNAIVIATLVLAVVLFIAFGVWEVYVEKSPGKQEPVFPPSICKDRISSAMLLTTCFVGFPFVSMVVNIPQRAQAVYGMSPSRAGIILLPMMLTSPAATVLSGYLTGNAKVPPAYLIIIAAVLQVLGVGLTCSLSTDATHMPDAQYGYEVLMGVGFGMSLATVLTFARVVVSEANLPVMMGALTQIRVLGGTVSLAICATLLNNHLKPKLSDLVSSEQAAAILDSVSAINDLERSQQLAVRKVFAKGYNLQNIFMTAMSAAGLIASLFLLESHPRIAK, encoded by the exons ATGCAGCGTCGTACAAGTCGCAGTCAAGAACCAGGCTACGAGATAGCTGCAGCGCCTAAACCCACTGAAACAACGCTGCAGAACAAAGGATCGACGCCAATTCTCCACAATGCGGCGGCCTCTCCTGAAGCAGATCCGGAGGAAAACAACGACGATAAGAAATATCTGACGGGTTGGAAGCTTCATTCTTTGAGCGCAGC GCTCTGGATCAGTCTCTTCTTATCAACGCTCGAGACCACCATCGTCAGCACATCCTTGGTATCCATCACAAATGCCCTCAATGGATTCATTCTTCGCGATTGGATCGCCACATCATATTTGTTGACATACACTG GTTTCTTGACTATCTACGCCAAGCTTAGCGATGTTTTCGGGAAGAAGACAATGCTTTTGCTTGCGCTACTCATTTTCACTTTGTTTTCTGGTCTTTGTGGTGCCGCAAACAATGTCGTTGACCT CATCATTCTTCGAGCGTTCCAAGGCATTGGCGCATCCGGTATCTACGCCATGATCCTAGCGATCGCTCCAAGCTTGGTACCTATCAGCAAATACGCAAAGTACATGGGCGTCATGTCAACAGTCTTCATCACCGCAAGCGTTCTAGGTCCTATCCTTGGTGGTGTCATCAGCCAGCACTCAACCTGGCGCTGGGTCTTTCTTCTCAA TCTTCCTGGGGGAGCCATCGCCTTTTTCATGGTTTGCCTCTTTCTGCCGGCTTTCGAAGAGTCATCTAATCCCTCACTTCTGAAAGTACTGCGGGCAAAGGTCCGACGCTCGAACTGGGTCCGCATCGATGTCCTCGGTATAATTCTTCTCCTTGCAGCCTCTGTTCTCCTCGTGTTCGCACTTGAGGAGGGAGGTACTCGATACTCATGGAGCAATGCGATTGTGATAGCCACATTGGTTCTGGCAGTTGTGctcttcatcgcctttgGGGTCTGGGAAGTCTACGTTGAAAAGTCACCAGGCAAGCAAGAGCCCGTGTTTCCGCCGAGTATTTGCAAGGATAGGATCTCAAGCGCCATGCTACT AACTACCTGCTTCGTTGGCTTCCCTTTCGTCTCGATGGTCGTCAACATTCCGCAAAGAGCGCAAGCAGTTTACGGAATGTCACCGTCTCGCGCTGGCATCATCCTGCTACCTATGATGCTGACTTCTCCTGCCGCAACTGTCCTCTCGGGTTACTTGACTGGAAACGCCAAAGTGCCGCCCGCATATCTGATAATCATCGCCGCGGTGCTACAAGTTTTAGGCGTTGGCTTGACATGCTCACTGTCTACAGATGCAACTCACATGCCAGATGCTCAGTACGGATATGAGGTGCTGATGGGAGTGGGGTTCGGTATGAGTCTGGCTACCGTCTTAACCTTTGCTAGGGTGGTGGTTTCTGAAGCAAATCTGC CTGTTATGATGGGTGCACTGACACAGATCCGTGTACTTGGTGGCACAGTCTCACTCGCAATTTG CGCTACGCTTCTCAACAATCATCTCAAACCGAAGCTGAGCGATCTTGTCTCTTCGGAGCAGGCAGCGGCTATCCTTGACTCCGTGTCCGCAATAAATGATCTAGAACGGTCCCAGCAGCTGGCTGTGAGAAAAGTATTTGCCAAGGGCTATAATCTGCAGAATATCTTTATGACAGCCATGTCTGCTGCCGGTTTGATCGCTTCTTTATTCTTGTTGGAGAGTCATCCACGTATCGCAAAGTAG